AAGCATTTGAGCAACGCATACATGTGAGTGCCCagttagagttttttttttttttaattttgtaccGTTCATTGTAAAACTGCAGCGTGTTCTCCCCATACAGGGGAGTCACGAGTTGTCGTATCATAGTCTGGGGTTtctccctctcgtctctccCCAGCATCCTGACGTGGGCCACCAGCCAGGCCACGGCACAGATGGCCATGCTGCACACCTTCCCCTTGATGTTGTCTGTAATCTTCTTCACTCAGAAAGAGGtggcagcagaaagaaaagaggaaggaaggagaagagattCTGACTAAAACGCGAATGGAATATGGAAGAAATGAGGAATCGGCTACATCTATCAGACTGTGGGACGTCAGTGCTGTTGCAATGCTCCTCAGTTTCCACAGAACGCATCACGCTCACTTAAGTAATGAGTCAATATACAAAAGTGGGAAAAATGATAATTCTAATTCTAGATGGTATGTGTAATGGGTAGGGAGGAGACGGATACTAGATAAGCAACCACCAGTCCGAAAAATCTCACGAAAAATATTTCCCAGTTATAAGCagacgaaaaaaaaagctggacaTACCTGTACTGCCTCTACAGACAGCACACCGTTCTCCCATGCATTCAGAACTTCCAAGATGGCCGCCGGGGTGCTGAGGCAAATTTCGTGCCATTTCACCTGACTGTCACAACAGATAGATGTCAGAGGAAATTCCATATTTAGAGCAAGACTTGTCATCCTTGAGAAATTTCCATTGCATAAATAAACTGAAaccaaaatagaaataataaaaggaaaaactaaagaAGTGCAAGTCATTTCTGTCTGATTCCCGTTTTAAAACAGAACAGTGAAAAAAGCTTTGCCCATAATTGTTTTTGACAAATATAGTAAACATTTATATGTGCTTACAAGTATATTATAATGTTGAAAACTATTTAAATACATGTTAATATATTAACATAAACAAAGCAGCTTAAAGTTAATTGCTGCAGTTTTaaggatgtgaaaatgtattttcaccgTTGACTAAAATGAATAGAAATCGGGTGTTTGGAAGGGATTTaagataattatttttattttaagaatgaTCAATTGGGGATGAAATAACTTTGAATTTTAGCCTGAAACTCACACTAGTTTCATCTCTGAGGAGTTGTTGAGCAGGGTTACCAGGCTCTCCACTTTGCCAGGCTCGGGCCTGAAGCAAGGGTGGTCTGGGTTCAGAGTCTTGCCCTCTTCAGGCATACACGTCTGCAGCCATGTTTCAAAGAAAGGTGTCTCTCCTGAAGGGCTGGGGTCTGACAGGATCACCTGGAGGTGGGAAACATGGAGCAGCCATGCACAGTTGAAAAATCAACCAAAATGGAGAGAAGACACAGACCCGATCAATCTACAATATTTTATTCAGCAAGCTGCAGATATTGGTAGGGTTGTAGTGCACAACCTTCTCTCGACATCTTGTGGTCTTACACTGAAAGAGCAGGATGATTTGCTGCATATAAAGCGTTGAACTAACCTCTGAACCATATGTCTGCACCACGTGGCAGAGCATGAGGAAGGAGATGTCGAAGAGCAGGGCCCGCACTGACGCAGACTTggctgagagaggagggaaaatccTCAGGGTTAATATTTCGTTCATGACATGGTGTGTCAGTGAAGAAAGAAATTCCAACATTGGAAATTGTCACTCTTGTTTTTGAACTTACATCCTTCGCCGCTGATGTGCTTGGGAAACTCATTAAGcctttaacagaaaaaaaagaagaaaaaaatcattatatgTCATGAAACATCCTCTTAAAAATCCATTCCTTAGGCCAATGGTGCAAAGACTGCGGCATTAACAATGTGCCAACCTTTTAAGTATGGTTGTAACTTGGCGTACAACTCATTATGTGAATTGTGATTCTGGCGACTGAAGGGGGGCGATTTATCTTAACTTCCGACCGTTTTGCATTTACTTACTTAATGAACTTTCGGGCAAAGGATTTGAGTTTCCCAGTGGCCGCTGCCGCTGCCAGGAGGAGATCAAGGCTTTTCCCAGACAACATGTGTCCCAGGACGCCTAGAAGGCCCTCAGGTGACTTGGAGTGGTCTGCATCTACTGTCTAATGAACAAGGAGGAAAGAGTTCGGctcactatttatttttacacaggTGTAACATCTAAAGTGCTGTGATCTTTGAGAACTAACTTAAATTGTCACATTtgtcataaaatgtttgtttctattCTCTGAACACTCAGACACTACTTACAATTACATCAACATTGTAATTCACCAAGATTTCCCTGTACAATTTAAGATCAGGTGGTGGTGCTGTACCTTGAGAATATTGGTGACAGTAGGCTCAGCTCTCAAGATTAGACCTGGGTTAGGCTGGATGTTAGCATTTTCTGCGGTCTTTAGCCTCGGGGCGAACTCCCTGTCCTCGGTCCTGAATCAAATTTGCaagggaagagggaaaggaagagagagagagacaaagacagagacagagagggggttGGGGGATATGGTGTGTGGGATATTGTGTGAATATGGTGTATAAACCGTCATCCATGttcaaaagcaaagaaaaacaaaaagggaaagaaaaaagtgtttttggttcatttcattcaaattcCTTTTGAGATGGAAACCCATACCGTTTTGAGGTGAGGCTGGTTGTATTCGAATCTGACAGCAGACCAAGCTTGTTACACTCCTGTAGGAGCATGCCAAGACAGTCGCAACTATGTGAAGAAGCACAGATAATTATAAGTGTCACGGTGCTGGCTTGTTTAGATGGCTCTATAATCTAAAATACCTTACAATAAGGCTACAGACACCAAATATGATTGTATCAAGGTTTTGAAGCACTAACTTGCATCTCTGATCTGCTTTGTCCAGCAGTGGAGTGAGCTTGAGAAGGTACTGGAAGGCAATATTTACATCGTCCATGAAATcctgggggcaaaaacaaaacatttgcaattttttAGAAGTGGTGGCAAAGGCTTACATATCTGCTCAGCAGTGACGACCCATGACAGTATCAGTTTGTTAATTAGTTAGAAAGACATCTGTGGCTCAATTGCTTTACCTGTCCTTTGTCACCTTGAGGATATTTCTTCAGTCGGAGCAAAACTTGTGGGATCtaggatgaagaagaaagaaatggacTTCCTTATGTGTGGTTGAGTATTTTGGTGGTGACAATGTCATTCAGAGAGTCGCACCTATATCTCAGAGGCGATTCTTTGAATAGATCAGTTATTGGATGTTGATCATTTGACCGTATTAATTTACACACttaattgatttcatttgaaaaacagttACGTAAAAAACACATAACAGAACTCAGTTCAGACTATTTAATGGAAACAATATATTGATAATACAAACAGGAATAAGAAAGTGGAtataataatgaagaaaaatctcCTCTCAACAATTCAGTACTGACACCTAAACAACAAAAGCCAGAGAAATGTAGATAAAAAGCAGAGGATCTTTAAAATATATCTTACCTTGAGGAATGTGAAGGCAGTCCATTTTAACTCCTCGGTTCCCTCTGGTGACTCAATGAGGCCAGTGAAGCAAGCCTTCCAGATCTCCAGTAcaaagagaggagcaggaatTTGCTATGGAGGATAAACATTTGAAGGTGATTTGAAGGTGTAAAATATATGGCTGCGCTCTTTCATCTGGCCAGTGTAAAGCAGATATTTAAGTATAAACCACCTATTGAAAATTTAGCCGAAGGGGTTTCAGTGAAATGCAGTCAAAAAGAAGTGAACATGGTAGAACATGTTCCATTTTCGACCGAATTTATGTCAAAATTTCAGGTGCACTAGGCAACATTTTACACTAAAATTACAGCAGTGTAAACAGATTAATCACATGGCTTTGTACTTCGAAAGCTGCACACTTCCATTAggtcttttaatatttttcgaacagctttttaattttcagtaTGACACTGGCAACTCTGATTAAATTGACCCCACTTCAAGCTTAATTAAttctttaataatttaataagtATTAAAAGCACTTTTCAAACTCTATACATTCCCACTTTGATCTCTGCCAACTTGAAAAGATGACGGgtttaaaatcatatttatctGAATCTTAATTTTCACCTGCATTCTCTTGATCATCATCAACTGCTCTACAAGTGGCTGCGTCTCCCCAGTCAAATTCATTGTCCCTTCTAGCATTATGAAAGCATGGACTGATGGAAAGGACGGATGGAGCTGAGGTTCAGACTGCACTGACAGCATCAGGGGAATACTGAGGAAAGAGTGAAGAGTTGGCATGAGGAAGACTGATTGCAATGGTGTTTAACCATACCAAAGTTAAGCAGTTCAGTATATTCACTAATAAGGAATGAGATGAAAATCTTCACCCTTTTACTAGTGACAAGCTTTCCTCTAGCTTAGACCGCATTGTCTGGTTAGGTACGCAGCCGAGGCCATCTGTCACTTTCAGCATAGCTTGCTCTACATTGCTCCAGGATCCTGAGGAGAAAAAGCAACAGCATTTTACCGGGTGCTTTCATATCGTTGTGGCATGGTAACAATCAGAATCATGGTCACACACAATCCTGTCACCTTGTTCCTCCAGCCGGGCAATGTGGACCAGGGCTCTGTTCTTGGTGTTGTTCAGCAGACTGTGAAGCCTCTCCTGGCAGGCTCTCAGACTGGCTTCTGTACTGGCTGATGGGCCCAGTTCTCTCAGTGACTCGCAGTACCAGGCACAGCCCTGCAGCAGCCACACCACCACTCCCAGCAGAGCCCGACACAGTCCGATGCATTCCTCTGCTTTCCCGTGACAGCttcaaagtcagaaaatgagAGGCAGTCAGttactatatataaaaataagaatGAGGAGAAACTTAAAGCTCTTCATAGACAGTACTTGCCGATAGACCATTATGGATGATAAGATGATACAAAAACTGCCATGGAAAATTTCCCTTACCTGAGACGATGGCAGAACATGTCCATTATCTCCAACAGTGATTTGACACACAGCTCCCGGGAAAAATCTTCAAACTAACAGAAAAATAAGACGTGAAATAAAactctcttttttcttattgtatAGTAGTTGTTATTTTCATCACTTATACATTACCTTGCTGATGGCATTGAGGACACTGGAATAAGACACCATCTAAGGAGAGAGTGGGTCATGTTCACAAGTGGTAAAATAACACAACTACTTTTTAACACACTGCTCAGCCACACAATGTTTTGTCTCACCTGTGAACTTATAGCATATTTGAGGTACGACAAAATAAGGGGGTTAGGGGAGGGACCAATCATCGCCTGCTCCATCAGGGCctctggaaaacaaacagcgTTTAGTGTCCCCAGAGAGATGATAGTGATGTAACTGACGTGATGTCACTTAGTAATAAGTCAAACACTTCGCACTTACCTGCAAGGTTGAGGTAGTCCCATGTTGCTCCCTTTGGAAAGTTCTTCTTGATGTTGATAGCCCACTGGTAGTCACTCCATCGCTCCTTCCATGCCTGCAGAATGGCTTGCTTCAGATTGACCACCTTCATCCTACTAAGAACGACAATCGATTTGtcccaaaaaattataaattggTATGTAAATTTCTGTAATGCACTAATCAAAACTATGTCGTGGTAACATTTATACACCACTCAGTCTAGCGTCCTTTAGGTTACTCATTAGCACCTTAGCCTGCTGACGTTAGCCGTTAGCTGCCGATGCTATTCaccaaaagattaaaataaaataagtcttgctgattgcaaaaaaacatccaaatgcCATAATAAATGAGACAATGTTAGTGTCGCTTACTTCGCTTACTACAAAATCTGATGCGTACCTATCTTTCACCTTTTTTCATAGAAGGTGTTTGTTTGAATCGCTCACTTCACAATGCAATGTAGctcattgttgttttaaaagacGTAAGCGTCCATTGGCTAATGTCGTGACGCATCAGTATCCCTCCCGCTGATTGGTTAGAGAGGAGACCAACCACTGAACGCTCAGCGGTCGGGTGACGATGACGCACTGGTGTCACAAGATGTCGCACTTTACAAACCTTTTAAATCAGAGCGCGACCGCTCAAGAAAAGTCGAGGAGCAAGGTGAGATACAATTTATTCTGCATTGATCCCAGTGTTTTAAATCTTAACATGAAACATTAGCTGGAGAAATGCGTAAAAGATATTTGCTGTCAAGTCTGGAACTTGCCGAGCTCAGCTGACATTTAGCATCAATTAACGCTGGCTCACCCACTGTAAACAACAATGTTCTAAAGTAGAGGATTGTCTtgaaagttatttatttatttgtcgtTTTAGTGGCAACAGTGATATTCTGTGTTGTCTTATGTAACTATCCCATTCAATTGTGTGATTCACTGCCTCGCTGCAGTTTATTGTGCGTGTGTCAGTTCTGACTGTTATTCAACAGACTCTGTTTTGTCAATCATGTTGCACCTTCGAggttgaaaataaatgacataatAGTGTTTATGGTataccaatcaatcaattagAAACAGATTATAATGTCAGTGTAAGTCCAATGCAGAGTTTTTGGGTTAATTCCTTTACTGGgagtttaaaatgttaaatctaatCCTTTATTAGACCCTCAATTGGGGAAATTTGCCATGTTACAGCAGAGATTAGATATTAGAAATAGAAGAAACAGCATTGCATCGAAAATAAAGTCATACATAAGCATTGTATtataaacacaataaatgtaaaataaaaaagcacataATCCTGTTGTAAAAACAGTAGTATAAGTATAAAAACTAAGTCATTCACAACAGAAGCCCCCACACACCTCAGTCAGTTTAAAGCAGTACTGACAgtgtttatgatttaaaaacatcaactCCAAAGCATGGTCCGCAGATTTGTTCCTAACTTTCTCATTTCCACTTTTGCACTCAGTGCTTCAACATGTTGAAAGGGATACAATATCAAAACCACCCGACTACCCTCGTGAGCTCGGCCCTGTATTGAACAAAGACCCTCTTTCTGCCTGACACTGGAGACGTTGAGACGAGAGGTCTGTGTCCTGGGACAGAGCGATGCCAGCCAGCCAGAGATGATCCACGCACCCTGGCATATAGGTAGGTTGGGTTTGGAAagcctgcgtgtgcgtgcgtgcgtgtgtgtgtgcgtgtgtgtgcgtgtgcgtgcgtgcgtgtgtgtgcgtgtgtgtgtgtgtgtgtgtgtgtgtgtgtgtgtgtgtggaggggtaATTGGACAGAAGGATCCTTTCCCTGTTGCTTTCCACTGAGAGCTGTATTACATAAGGGTGCTGACAGATTTGAGTCTGGGGATACCAGAGAGACTGTTGTCgcagctctgtgtctgttctCAGGACTTCACTGCTGCTGGGACAGACGCGGTTCTGCTGACTCTCATTTTTCTTGTGTGCGACTGTTTGATTTGCTTGAATTTGACGCTTTTGACTTGTCCCAGTACAATGGAGCTCACCATCATTCGGTTTCTGTTACTTCAAGTCCTCTAAAATTACCTCAGTGTGAATGCTTTAATTgaaacttacttttttttaatacacacaaGTTTAACACAGTCTACCTTTGTCCAGAAGGAAGACACTGTTCATAACATCTTCTGACGATATCATGGTTATTAGTATGAAGGAAATGTTTATCTTTTTCTCCGTTGTAATTTAATAGGCATTTAGGCTCTGTAAAATACCCCTGAGCTCCATTGTACCAGGGTGAAAACCGCTGTTATCTTCAAACCTTAGCAAATAACACTGGAACAATGTGGATTGTATagattgtatttttgtgtaaacCATGCATCAAATCCATCTGGGGAAATTGGTAACTAATATATGAAATACACCATATCATTTACACAGAGGCAGAAGAGGATACTCAAAATCTCTGAACTAATATAATGGAACAAATATTTTATAGATCGTGCCTCAGATCTGTTGTAGAACTGTGTagatgttacagcagcacaacttcgatttctcctctttctttctctcttcttgtaAAACACACTGAGGCCGTTGGGCACACACAGGTTATTACCAAGGGTTGAGAGCCACGAAACAAGTGGCCCTTCTCATGTCCCCTCAGGTTTTCCATTCATGTTACTTCATGAATCAGGATAGACAAAATGCATCCACTACAACTGAGGAGATAAGATGcttatcatgtcatcatgtttaATGCTGCACACCTCCACTATCACAGGTTAGAATTCCAGTCTTGCAGACTTGATCCACAGTGGAGCTGCTGATTATTAAATTCATAGAGATgaacaaacaatattttaacaatcacttattggatggtactagctgtcaatcacactgtgtcCATCCCTTAATGGGATGGGGAAACATCAGTGGGCTCTTGGCTTATTACACAAGACGAAGCGTATGGATAGTAGGACAGGGCTATCAGGTCTCGACAAAACATGAGTCAGTCATTGGATGATTTCCCATCACTCTTTGAGGACCACAGAAggatcattttgtaattttctgtcaGATCAgctttagttttttagtttttctaatTCAAGCCTATGATGGTGAACATTCGTTTGTGAAGATtctctttaaaaacacatagTCAGTATCCATTTATAGAATACCTTTATgcgtttattttttcatgtgccTTTATTACCCATTTCATTGATGCcaaatatatattctatacCTATCACTGATCTAATACAGTACTATATATTGTTCACTGTTTATTTCACTGTTAAATCTGGATTCTGTCAGGAAAATTTAATTACAATTGAAATTGTTATACATATCTAGATCTGGTgatctataaatatatttcacttttcataTAGCTAgctagataaatagatagacaggatttttttttttaaatttcatttaaatcgAATTTGACTCAAGTTCCCACAATATTGTCCATTTGTAACACAATAGCtaatatatgcatgtgtgtaaaaTACTTTGTAGTGGATATTCTCAAGGCAGAAAAGGCGTAGTGAATAATAACACGGACCTCATATCTCCAGTAAGTGTCTTTGATTGAGCGATACGATCACAGGAACTAACACTGAGTACTTTTACTGGTGAACGTGTCACAGAGCCACATGTGGCTTGACACTGAGGAGCTTAATATAGCCCCCTTCAACATGATTTCCCCTCACTTCATTGTTATCACAAGTCCAGGCTACAGGGAGTTTCTTCCAGCATTAATTAGAACTCGTCTATATGGGCTGGCTGGCAGAAAGCCCGTCAGAGGCCACTTCCATGCATCCTTTCGCATCTTTTACAGCCTGCATAAGTAGACACATGTAGGTGTAACAATTTTCGTTTTATATCATGTGAGCAAACATTTGAATCCAGGCCCCAGCTGGCTTAATCAAATGTTCCCTGGGAATCACACAAGGGGCATTCCCATGGGATCCTGGGTGTCAACTTAACTGTGGTGTAATTTCAACAAAATATGAAGACACAGGGAAAAGTCATCGCTATCTGTCTCGGccagtctctttgtctctgcctgtctgtctgtaatcaAATTATAGTATCCATAATTACCATTGGTGGTTGAGGTTGTGTCTGGTTTGTTCCCCAGCTGcactcgctctctttttttttgaccagCGGGTTACATGGCAACAGCCTCCATATGGCAATTAATAGGTTTATTTGCAGGAGCTGCGAATGTGAAGAGAGAAGCTGTGCACCAGTGGCGTTCATAGCTCTATAGATACAAACAACTGGTAACAAACCATTATTGAAATGTACCATTTTCTGGTTTTTAATAGTTAACAAGAGAATATCATGGGAATGTACATGCTGAGAACTATTTAAGGAAGTAAGTCAGTCAAACCATCCCAATAGACCGTATATTCATCCCCTCTGTATGGCATGTGTTTAGGATTACAGCAACCCTCTATCTTGTTGGGCAGTTTATCATGACATGCCCTCAATTATCCAGCGCCTCTGGGCGTCTAATCTTACTATCACAGTACACCAATTTGACATCACAGTTATCAGAAGATGGCTCATTTACAGAGTCAAGTCAAATTCTGAGTTCCACAACCCCTGTTACACTGATGCAAAATCTATAATGCTTTCATGCATTAGGCACTCATTAACACTGTCTGCCACTAATTCTGAAAGCCTCACTTCTACTCTGTGTGTACGGTACCAAGCCACACAAAGCCAGACAAGCTTCCCCGGCCATATTACATAATCAAACTTGGCAAAAGCTTCCAGCATAGCCTCTATGATCCCGGTGTTGGTTCGTACTGAGACCCAACGCCTGAGCTCAGCACAGGCAGTGGCCAGCATGTTAATCCTCAATCTGTCACTTACTGTGAGTGACTTAAATCACCCCAACCTGAATTATTTAGAAACAGCTGATGACCACAGATCCTGTGCAAAGTGTGGCGATTATTCATCACCGGTCCAAAAGTTTGTTCAGTGGTGCTGATGGCTGCGTCGCAAGCTCCGGTACTCGCATAACTCTTATAGCTCTTTACTCATTGATGGCATCATATTGTTTTCAAATATACACGTTTACATCCAGTGTTGGTTGGGCTCTGCTGATCAGTGCAATACCTTAAACCTAAAAGAGGACACAGTGTGCAGTTCCTAGCTATAGGctttcacatttgacaaataataataataataataataataataatactacatcaaatttatatagagcttttctaaaTGCTCAAAGACGCTTATTTCAAATACAGATTGCTAATACAGATTACCAATAACCTTACCAATTAATAACAGAAACCTAAAACTGGAGCAGATCAGTGCAATTCAGATAATGAATTATCTTATTATGTGTTTACTTACACCTGATCTGTTATTACAGTGACATTTCAAGAAGACATTTGATGTTTGGAAAAAGGCCCACAGTGAAATCTAACacttaaaaacatgaacatttcctCAATTCTGAAGTAGTAGAGTAATAATGATCGCTCATGTGTTGTTACTCCATTGATCTGATTAAGTCAGCTGCAGGCCTCTTGCTTAGTTCAGCAGGGCCAAAAGGCCTGTGGCCCTgctggttgtttgtgtgtcacagtgatTAATTGATGAGCCTTCTTGAATAATTGGCCAAAGACCAGGGAGTCATCTGTGTGACGCAAATCCTGATCTCTCATCTCGAACCAACCTTCATGGTGATGTATGTACCTCAGCTACCACTTCACCCATTGATTAGTCAAGCTTGAGGATGTCTGTGGTTTGTATTGGATCTAACATGTTCAACACAGCCCAGACTTGTGGACAAAGCACAAAAAGAGAGCAAACAAAAGAGATAAAaccctttttctcccccacaaTTAGTGTTtaattgaataatttaaatgatgatgaattaaaCTCAAAAGCCCAGTACACATTTCGCTGGACATAGGAAGACTTCtacagaggtcaaaggtttttCCAATCATCCCTTTAAGAGAAATACCTGTTAAATCAtgtgctgaaggaaaaaaaagaaataaaaacttcaaaaactaggacaaaaatcaaatgatgcCTCAATTGTAATTTCATTGTATTACTctaataaaaacagataaatattGATTTCTATATTCTATCAAAAAGAACTTTGTATAAAAATAAGCAGGTTTGTTCAGCCTGGCTGCTCCCCATCttaattttttataatgtagCTGCGCTTTTTACACTATAAACCTATTCATCCAATGTTTCTATGTTCTTTCATGTGGGCAACATAAAATCTAAAACcatctctgaaaaaaatgtattcagtagAAATTTTTTGAACTATGCAATTCAGTGATGCAGCATAGAAGCTGTTTACGCTTCACTTTTTTATAACACTGTAATTTTGTGAGCAGGCGCAGAGGCTTCACACGTCAGTGTATATAACCTTCCCAGAAGGCAATGAGCATAATAAATGTATAGGTTTGGGTAAAGAACGCTTTACTTATTAGCCATAAAatgctttttatattttaccacATCCTACTATTTTCTAAAAACATATTAGCGAGAAATATCATAGAGTCAAGCATACCACTAAAGTTAAATTACTTTATTGAAAATATTAGTCATTGTGACCAACATAACAACCACTTCATgattctcctctttgttttcatatcGTTGTTTTTCAACATATCCTGCTGGTTACTATGTTTACACATATGTAATCTTTTATGTGTGAAAGTTAACTAAAATTGTTTCAGCGGGACTGCCATGTTTTAGTGAAGTAAAACTGGACTTAAGATAAATAGTATCTTGTGACACAACATAAACATGTTTAGGTTTGAATGATACATTTTCACTAGGCATCATGAATAGAGGATCACTGTAAAATGTGGATGTTCGTGCCAAAGGAAAAAAGTTGTCATGCGTCATAATTTTGTCTCTTAAACTACTGTATACAGTGAGAGCAAATAATATGAAATCTGCAACTAAATGTGAATTCTTTTGTTGCTAAGTTTAGATTTTTgctttaattaattcatttcattatgtaaATCGATAAAAGATAATTTGCCAACTGGAGAAGACCTTTGTAGAATATGATTACGCATTCTTCAAGATCAGTCCGAACAGTTTTAGAAGGTTTGGGACATAAACATTCAGAACATTAGTCTCAGCTGCGCTCCATTACTTTGGTATCAAATCTGAGTTGAAcatctgcacacaaaaaaaatcatgcgAACAGgtacaataaaaacaagaaacataGTGTCATTCTCATTACATCATTCTTTTCACTTGTTATCTGTGAATTAAAATTCTAAATACGCATGTTCAGTGTATTAAGTGAATAATTAACAACATGTTCTTTGAAATTATTCTGAAAGGTGTGCTCCAGTGTTTATTGCTTCCATTCAGACCTTGGTCCAGTGTTTCAAGTCACCGTATTAGCATATTGCTAAAATGCATTTAGCTGTCTACAGTTTGTGATATTTGTAAATGCCAGAGGAATCGATGTTACTAAGTAAAAAGGGGGATGctaatttttatttgttgtggttTTGCTCATGTATATGTTTGCACAGCAATAACAGCTTTTTTGCCAAACTTAatctttcacattcattttaccCATTAAAGGTAACCTTTGTTATATAATGATTGAATAATATTTTGTCCTGTCAAGCCTAAAAAGACATTGTCTCTGTTGGTATCAATACCTCCAACTGTAAGTGGCAAATATGTTTGGACAATTTTTGCCTTATAACCATAATACAAAGTGTGGTAGACACAGTTGCCCTAATGATACTCACATACTTGAggtaatgcaatttttttttaatctatttttgttGACATTTCGCATTGACTAAAGCAGGGGTGGGGGACCTTCGGCGTCCTTGATGT
This Scophthalmus maximus strain ysfricsl-2021 chromosome 16, ASM2237912v1, whole genome shotgun sequence DNA region includes the following protein-coding sequences:
- the med24 gene encoding mediator of RNA polymerase II transcription subunit 24 isoform X2, coding for MKVVNLKQAILQAWKERWSDYQWAINIKKNFPKGATWDYLNLAEALMEQAMIGPSPNPLILSYLKYAISSQMVSYSSVLNAISKFEDFSRELCVKSLLEIMDMFCHRLSCHGKAEECIGLCRALLGVVVWLLQGCAWYCESLRELGPSASTEASLRACQERLHSLLNNTKNRALVHIARLEEQGSWSNVEQAMLKVTDGLGCVPNQTMRSKLEESLSLVKGIPLMLSVQSEPQLHPSFPSVHAFIMLEGTMNLTGETQPLVEQLMMIKRMQQIPAPLFVLEIWKACFTGLIESPEGTEELKWTAFTFLKIPQVLLRLKKYPQGDKGQDFMDDVNIAFQYLLKLTPLLDKADQRCNCDCLGMLLQECNKLGLLSDSNTTSLTSKREFAPRLKTAENANIQPNPGLILRAEPTVTNILKTVDADHSKSPEGLLGVLGHMLSGKSLDLLLAAAAATGKLKSFARKFIKLNEFPKHISGEGSKSASVRALLFDISFLMLCHVVQTYGSEVILSDPSPSGETPFFETWLQTCMPEEGKTLNPDHPCFRPEPGKVESLVTLLNNSSEMKLVQVKWHEICLSTPAAILEVLNAWENGVLSVEAVQKITDNIKGKVCSMAICAVAWLVAHVRMLGRDEREKPQTMIRQLVTPLYGENTLQFYNERVIIMSSIMEHMCADVFQQTAAALRPPMEGLEPIPYRNLLPAKEPIHAALSKQFQAVLRKGWADSRALHLFESLLNMGGVFWFTNNLVKELLKETRQEWATRVVELLYSIFCLDTQQITLTLLGTILPDLLTDSAHWHSLADPPGKALAKLSVWCALSSYSSHHRGSFSARQRKRQREDIEDYNSLFPLDDTQPSKLMRLLSSNEDEPVALSSPGDRSMSSSLSASQLHTVNMRDPLNRVLANLFLLISSIVGSKMAGPHTQFVQSFMEECVECLEQGSRGSILQFMPFTMVSELVKLPALAKPRVVLAITDLTLPLGRRVAAKAISAL
- the med24 gene encoding mediator of RNA polymerase II transcription subunit 24 isoform X1, translating into MKVVNLKQAILQAWKERWSDYQWAINIKKNFPKGATWDYLNLAEALMEQAMIGPSPNPLILSYLKYAISSQMVSYSSVLNAISKFEDFSRELCVKSLLEIMDMFCHRLSCHGKAEECIGLCRALLGVVVWLLQGCAWYCESLRELGPSASTEASLRACQERLHSLLNNTKNRALVHIARLEEQGSWSNVEQAMLKVTDGLGCVPNQTMRSKLEESLSLVKGIPLMLSVQSEPQLHPSFPSVHAFIMLEGTMNLTGETQPLVEQLMMIKRMQQIPAPLFVLEIWKACFTGLIESPEGTEELKWTAFTFLKIPQVLLRLKKYPQGDKGQDFMDDVNIAFQYLLKLTPLLDKADQRCNCDCLGMLLQECNKLGLLSDSNTTSLTSKRTEDREFAPRLKTAENANIQPNPGLILRAEPTVTNILKTVDADHSKSPEGLLGVLGHMLSGKSLDLLLAAAAATGKLKSFARKFIKLNEFPKHISGEGSKSASVRALLFDISFLMLCHVVQTYGSEVILSDPSPSGETPFFETWLQTCMPEEGKTLNPDHPCFRPEPGKVESLVTLLNNSSEMKLVQVKWHEICLSTPAAILEVLNAWENGVLSVEAVQKITDNIKGKVCSMAICAVAWLVAHVRMLGRDEREKPQTMIRQLVTPLYGENTLQFYNERVIIMSSIMEHMCADVFQQTAAALRPPMEGLEPIPYRNLLPAKEPIHAALSKQFQAVLRKGWADSRALHLFESLLNMGGVFWFTNNLVKELLKETRQEWATRVVELLYSIFCLDTQQITLTLLGTILPDLLTDSAHWHSLADPPGKALAKLSVWCALSSYSSHHRGSFSARQRKRQREDIEDYNSLFPLDDTQPSKLMRLLSSNEDEPVALSSPGDRSMSSSLSASQLHTVNMRDPLNRVLANLFLLISSIVGSKMAGPHTQFVQSFMEECVECLEQGSRGSILQFMPFTMVSELVKLPALAKPRVVLAITDLTLPLGRRVAAKAISAL